In Streptomyces sp. NBC_00569, a single genomic region encodes these proteins:
- the nagA gene encoding N-acetylglucosamine-6-phosphate deacetylase, translating into MAALNVLSGARVVLPAGVVENGRVIVDGARIAGSAPAGAPSTDLTGHWVVPGFVDMHNHGGGGASFTSGSIDDILKGVRTHRLHGTTTVVASFVTGETDFLTQRAGLLSELAEQGEIAGIHFEGPFISPCRKGAHDETLLRDPDPAEVRKLLDASRGQAKMVTLAPELPGGIDSVRLLAEHGVIAAIGHTDATYEQTVEAIDAGATVATHLYNAMPAIGHRAPGPIAALLEDERITVELINDGTHLHPAALELAFRHVGSGRVAFITDAMDAAGFGDGRYMLGTLEVEVKDSVARLVEGNSIAGSTLTLDRAFKRAATIDKLPVEDIVRAISANPARLLGVDDRVGSLEPGKDADLVVLDEDFEVKGVMRKGRWIVEPRLT; encoded by the coding sequence ATGGCCGCTCTGAATGTTCTCTCCGGCGCCCGCGTCGTCCTGCCGGCCGGCGTCGTCGAGAACGGACGCGTGATCGTGGACGGCGCGAGGATCGCCGGCAGCGCGCCGGCCGGCGCCCCCTCCACCGATCTCACCGGCCACTGGGTCGTGCCCGGCTTCGTCGACATGCACAACCACGGCGGCGGCGGGGCCTCCTTCACCTCGGGATCGATCGACGACATCCTCAAGGGCGTCCGCACGCACCGCCTGCACGGCACCACGACGGTCGTCGCGTCCTTCGTCACCGGCGAGACGGACTTCCTCACCCAGCGCGCGGGCCTGCTGTCCGAACTGGCCGAGCAGGGCGAGATCGCGGGCATCCACTTCGAGGGCCCGTTCATCTCCCCGTGCCGCAAGGGCGCCCATGACGAAACGCTCCTGCGCGACCCCGACCCGGCCGAGGTCCGCAAGCTGCTCGACGCGTCGCGCGGCCAGGCCAAGATGGTCACCCTCGCCCCCGAACTCCCCGGCGGCATCGACTCCGTACGCCTCCTCGCCGAGCACGGCGTGATCGCCGCGATCGGCCACACCGACGCCACGTACGAGCAGACCGTCGAGGCGATCGACGCGGGCGCCACCGTCGCCACGCACCTCTACAACGCCATGCCGGCCATCGGCCACCGCGCCCCGGGCCCCATCGCGGCGCTCCTGGAGGACGAGCGGATCACCGTCGAACTCATCAACGACGGCACGCATCTGCACCCGGCCGCCCTGGAGCTGGCGTTCCGTCATGTGGGCAGCGGGCGCGTCGCGTTCATCACCGACGCCATGGACGCCGCGGGCTTCGGCGACGGCCGCTACATGCTCGGCACCCTGGAGGTCGAGGTGAAGGACAGCGTCGCGCGGCTCGTCGAGGGCAATTCCATCGCCGGCTCGACGCTCACGCTGGACCGCGCGTTCAAGCGCGCCGCCACCATCGACAAGCTGCCCGTCGAGGACATCGTCCGCGCGATCTCCGCCAACCCGGCCCGCCTCCTCGGCGTGGACGACAGGGTGGGCTCGCTGGAGCCCGGCAAGGACGCCGACCTCGTGGTCCTCGACGAGGACTTCGAGGTCAAGGGCGTGATGCGCAAGGGCCGGTGGATCGTGGAACCCCGGCTCACGTGA
- a CDS encoding ROK family protein has translation MRHVIALDVGGTGMKAALVGADGTLLHQTRRATGRERGPDAVVETILGFAADLRAYGEEHLGEPASAAGVAVPGIVDDEHGIALYASNLGWRDVPMRRLLSDRLDGIPVALGHDVRTGGLGEGRLGAGKGADRFLFVPLGTGIAGAIGIAGRIEPGAHGSAGEIGHIVVRPGGTDCSCGQRGCLERYASASAVSLAWAEATGDPEADAADCAKAVESGDPRARQVWREAVEALADGLVTALTLLDPRTLIIGGGLAEAGETLFTPLRAAVEERVTFQKLPTIVPAALGDTAGCLGAGLLAWDLLARSTDSTEVVA, from the coding sequence GTGAGACATGTCATCGCCCTCGATGTGGGCGGCACCGGAATGAAGGCCGCGCTGGTCGGGGCCGACGGCACCCTGCTCCACCAGACGCGGCGCGCCACCGGCCGCGAGCGTGGGCCCGACGCGGTCGTCGAGACGATACTCGGCTTCGCCGCCGACCTGCGGGCGTACGGCGAGGAACACCTCGGGGAGCCGGCCTCCGCGGCCGGCGTCGCGGTGCCGGGCATCGTCGACGACGAGCACGGCATCGCCCTGTACGCGTCGAACCTCGGCTGGCGCGACGTGCCGATGCGCAGACTGCTGAGCGATCGGCTCGACGGCATCCCCGTCGCCCTCGGCCACGACGTGCGCACCGGCGGCCTCGGCGAGGGACGGCTCGGCGCGGGCAAGGGCGCCGACCGCTTCCTGTTCGTGCCGCTCGGCACGGGCATCGCCGGCGCCATCGGCATCGCCGGCCGCATCGAACCCGGCGCGCACGGCTCGGCCGGCGAGATCGGCCACATCGTCGTACGCCCCGGCGGCACGGACTGCAGCTGCGGCCAGCGCGGCTGCCTGGAGCGCTACGCGTCCGCCTCGGCGGTCTCGCTCGCCTGGGCCGAGGCCACCGGCGATCCGGAGGCGGACGCCGCGGACTGCGCCAAGGCCGTCGAGTCCGGTGACCCCCGGGCGCGGCAGGTCTGGCGGGAGGCCGTGGAGGCGCTCGCCGACGGGCTCGTCACGGCGCTCACTCTGCTGGACCCGCGCACCCTGATCATCGGTGGCGGTCTGGCCGAGGCGGGGGAAACCTTGTTCACACCACTGCGGGCCGCCGTCGAGGAACGCGTGACGTTCCAGAAGCTGCCCACGATCGTCCCGGCGGCCCTCGGGGACACCGCCGGCTGCCTGGGCGCGGGCCTGCTCGCCTGGGACCTGCTCGCCCGGTCCACCGATTCCACGGAGGTAGTCGCCTGA
- a CDS encoding ABC transporter substrate-binding protein: MQRRMTGLTAAVAALGMAATLAACGGPGSDDVTLKLVAADYGDSPANSSQKYWDKLSAAFEKKNPGIKVDVSVYSWNDVDAKVKKMVADGHAPDMAQIGAYSDYAASGKLYSANDLLSIPVQSDFLPQLAAAGEVSRVQYGMPFASSTRLLFYNKTLFDKAGLTPPQTWAQLQADAKALKARGVKIPYALPLGREEAQAETMMWMLSGGSGYTDDVGTYSIDSPQNVRTFEWLKDDLVGQGLTGPTPPAKLDRAQAFAAFTRGDVGMLNGHPTLMQMAAKKGVRFGTVPMPGIHGRARSTMGVADWMMAFRQNGHKDQVGKFLDFVYSEKNVLDFSREYDLLPVTNSASDTMADRRDQKLSQFLGELPNSQLYPVGKMSWAQVSAGVKREIGSAVGPNGNPGATLGRLQRSADAAENAE; encoded by the coding sequence GTGCAGCGGCGCATGACAGGTCTGACGGCGGCGGTGGCCGCGCTCGGCATGGCGGCGACGCTGGCCGCCTGCGGGGGCCCGGGCTCCGACGACGTGACCCTGAAGCTGGTGGCCGCCGACTACGGCGACTCCCCGGCGAACAGCTCCCAGAAGTACTGGGACAAGCTGTCCGCCGCCTTCGAGAAGAAGAACCCCGGCATCAAGGTCGACGTCAGCGTCTACTCCTGGAACGACGTCGACGCCAAGGTCAAGAAGATGGTCGCGGACGGCCACGCGCCCGACATGGCGCAGATCGGCGCGTACTCCGACTATGCCGCGAGCGGCAAGCTCTACAGCGCGAACGACCTGCTCTCCATCCCCGTGCAGTCCGACTTCCTGCCGCAGCTCGCCGCCGCCGGTGAGGTCTCCCGCGTCCAGTACGGCATGCCCTTCGCGTCCTCCACGCGGCTGCTGTTCTATAACAAGACCCTCTTCGACAAGGCCGGCCTGACCCCGCCGCAGACCTGGGCCCAGCTCCAGGCCGACGCCAAGGCCCTCAAGGCGCGCGGCGTGAAGATCCCCTACGCGCTCCCGCTGGGCCGCGAGGAGGCGCAGGCCGAGACGATGATGTGGATGCTGAGCGGCGGCTCCGGGTACACCGACGACGTCGGCACCTACAGCATCGACTCCCCGCAGAACGTCAGGACCTTCGAGTGGCTGAAGGACGACCTGGTCGGCCAGGGCCTCACCGGCCCGACCCCGCCCGCCAAGCTCGACCGCGCACAGGCCTTCGCGGCCTTCACGCGCGGTGACGTCGGCATGCTCAACGGGCACCCGACGCTGATGCAGATGGCCGCCAAGAAGGGCGTCAGGTTCGGCACGGTGCCGATGCCCGGCATCCACGGCAGGGCCCGTTCGACCATGGGCGTCGCCGACTGGATGATGGCGTTCCGGCAGAACGGCCACAAGGACCAGGTCGGCAAGTTCCTCGACTTCGTCTACAGCGAGAAGAACGTCCTCGACTTCTCGCGCGAGTACGACCTCCTGCCGGTCACCAACTCCGCGTCGGACACGATGGCCGACAGGCGTGACCAGAAGCTCTCGCAGTTCCTCGGAGAGCTGCCGAACTCGCAGCTCTACCCCGTCGGCAAGATGTCCTGGGCCCAGGTCAGCGCCGGCGTCAAGCGCGAGATCGGCTCGGCCGTCGGCCCCAACGGCAACCCGGGCGCCACCCTCGGCCGCCTTCAGCGCTCGGCCGACGCGGCGGAGAACGCGGAGTAG
- a CDS encoding DUF3263 domain-containing protein, with protein MSEPPYAETETEPGTEPAPESGPAPEPESARETSGALSPREQGVLALERRGWASAGAKERAVREELGLAPVRYYQLLNALLDDPRALAHDPVTVNRLRRVRDARREER; from the coding sequence GTGAGCGAACCGCCGTACGCAGAGACAGAGACAGAGCCGGGGACAGAGCCGGCGCCCGAGTCGGGGCCGGCGCCCGAGCCCGAGTCCGCCCGGGAGACGTCCGGCGCCCTGTCCCCCCGTGAGCAGGGCGTCCTCGCCCTGGAGCGGCGCGGGTGGGCGTCGGCCGGGGCCAAGGAGCGCGCCGTGCGCGAGGAGCTGGGGCTCGCCCCGGTGCGCTACTACCAGCTGCTCAACGCGCTCCTCGACGACCCGAGGGCCCTCGCCCACGACCCGGTCACCGTCAACCGGCTGCGCCGGGTACGGGACGCGCGCCGCGAGGAACGCTGA
- the otsB gene encoding trehalose-phosphatase: protein MGSPQQHDLPSPVTSAGRDGLDVLLSDPARAVIALDFDGTLAPIVPDPEQARAHPGAVRALAALAPQVASVAVITGRPAGVAVRHGGFAGIPGLEHLVVLGHYGAERWDAVTGTVHAPAPHPGVAAVRAELPGVLESVGAWRGTWIEEKGRAVAVHTRRAADPQAAFEALRAPLSDLAARHGLIVEPGRLVLELRPPGMDKGAALSAYVREVGATSVLYGGDDLGDLSAFAAVDELRKDGVPGLLVCSGSSEVTELAERADVVVDGPEGVVGLLSGLAGAISSRA, encoded by the coding sequence ATGGGCAGCCCTCAGCAGCACGACCTGCCGTCGCCTGTGACCTCCGCCGGGCGTGACGGCCTCGACGTACTCCTCTCGGACCCCGCGCGGGCCGTGATCGCGCTCGACTTCGACGGCACGCTCGCGCCGATCGTGCCCGACCCCGAACAGGCCCGCGCCCACCCGGGCGCCGTCCGCGCGCTCGCCGCGCTGGCACCGCAGGTCGCGTCCGTCGCCGTGATCACCGGTCGCCCCGCCGGCGTCGCCGTACGCCACGGCGGCTTCGCGGGCATCCCGGGCCTCGAACACCTCGTGGTCCTCGGCCACTACGGCGCCGAGCGCTGGGACGCCGTCACCGGCACGGTCCACGCCCCCGCCCCGCACCCCGGCGTCGCGGCCGTCCGGGCCGAACTGCCCGGGGTCCTGGAGTCCGTGGGCGCCTGGCGCGGCACCTGGATCGAGGAGAAGGGCCGGGCCGTCGCCGTCCACACGCGCCGCGCGGCCGACCCGCAGGCGGCGTTCGAGGCGCTGCGCGCGCCCCTGTCCGACCTCGCGGCCCGGCACGGCCTGATCGTCGAGCCCGGCCGGCTCGTCCTGGAACTGCGGCCGCCCGGCATGGACAAGGGCGCCGCGCTCAGCGCCTATGTACGGGAAGTGGGCGCGACGTCGGTCCTGTACGGGGGCGACGACCTCGGCGACCTGTCCGCGTTCGCCGCCGTCGACGAGCTCCGCAAGGACGGGGTGCCGGGGCTGCTGGTGTGCAGCGGCAGCTCGGAGGTCACGGAGCTGGCGGAACGCGCTGACGTGGTGGTGGACGGACCGGAGGGAGTGGTGGGGCTGCTGTCGGGTCTGGCCGGCGCGATCAGCTCCCGGGCCTAG
- a CDS encoding alpha,alpha-trehalose-phosphate synthase (UDP-forming), which translates to MASTQGAQILVASNRGPVSYELGADGTLDARRGGGGLVSGLSAIGQDPDGASAVWVCAALGEGDREAVRRGVGEPGVRMLDIDPEVYADAYNGIANSVLWFVHHMLYQTPLEPVFGPRFRAQWASYEAYNRAFAEALAAEAGPGAAVVVQDYHLALVPGMLRELRGDLRIGHFSHTPWAPVDYFRMLPDDIAGQLLRGMLGADRLGFLTRRWADTFTACCEAVVGGTFGTEIGVHGLGADADFLRERSRRPDVEERLAALREQIGGPDRKVIVRVDRTELSKNIVRGLHAYGLLLDEHPEWRERVVHVAFAYPSRQDLAVYREYTDEVSRVAGEINSRFGTESWIPVVLHVKDDFARSLAAYRLADVALVNPIRDGMNLVAKEVPVVSDEGCALVLSREAGAYEELGDDALVVNPYDVSATAGALHTALLMGDGERAERTKRLAAAATALPPAQWFLDQLDALRAQARG; encoded by the coding sequence ATGGCTTCCACGCAGGGTGCACAGATCCTCGTCGCGTCCAACCGCGGTCCGGTCTCGTACGAGCTCGGGGCCGACGGGACGCTCGACGCGCGGCGCGGCGGGGGCGGGCTCGTCTCCGGGCTCTCCGCGATCGGACAGGACCCGGACGGGGCGAGCGCGGTGTGGGTGTGCGCGGCCCTCGGCGAAGGCGACCGCGAGGCGGTGCGGCGCGGCGTCGGCGAGCCCGGCGTGCGGATGCTCGACATCGACCCCGAGGTGTACGCCGACGCGTACAACGGCATCGCGAACTCGGTCCTCTGGTTCGTCCACCACATGCTCTACCAGACGCCCCTGGAGCCGGTCTTCGGGCCACGGTTCCGTGCGCAGTGGGCGTCGTACGAGGCCTACAACCGGGCGTTCGCGGAGGCGCTGGCCGCGGAGGCCGGGCCGGGCGCCGCGGTCGTCGTGCAGGACTACCACCTGGCGCTCGTGCCGGGGATGCTGCGGGAGCTGCGCGGCGACCTGCGCATCGGGCACTTCTCGCACACCCCGTGGGCGCCGGTCGACTACTTCCGGATGCTGCCGGACGACATCGCCGGGCAGCTGCTGCGCGGGATGCTGGGCGCGGACCGGCTCGGCTTCCTGACGCGGCGCTGGGCGGACACGTTCACGGCGTGCTGCGAGGCCGTGGTGGGCGGCACGTTCGGTACCGAGATCGGGGTGCACGGCCTGGGCGCGGACGCGGACTTCCTGCGGGAGCGCTCGCGCCGCCCCGATGTCGAGGAGCGGCTCGCCGCGCTGCGGGAGCAGATCGGCGGCCCGGACCGCAAGGTGATCGTCCGCGTGGACCGCACGGAGCTGTCGAAGAACATCGTGCGCGGCCTGCACGCGTACGGCCTCCTCCTCGATGAGCACCCCGAGTGGCGCGAGCGGGTGGTGCATGTCGCCTTCGCGTACCCGTCACGGCAGGACCTCGCGGTCTACCGGGAGTACACCGACGAGGTGTCCCGGGTCGCCGGGGAGATCAACTCCCGCTTCGGTACGGAGAGTTGGATCCCGGTCGTACTCCATGTGAAGGACGACTTCGCCCGCTCCCTGGCCGCGTACCGGCTGGCCGACGTGGCGCTGGTCAACCCGATCAGGGACGGCATGAACCTCGTCGCCAAGGAGGTCCCGGTCGTCTCCGACGAGGGCTGCGCGCTGGTCCTGTCGCGAGAGGCGGGGGCGTACGAGGAGCTGGGCGACGACGCGCTCGTGGTGAACCCGTACGACGTGTCGGCGACGGCCGGAGCCCTGCACACCGCACTGCTCATGGGCGACGGGGAGCGCGCCGAACGCACGAAGCGGCTCGCGGCCGCGGCGACCGCGCTGCCGCCCGCCCAGTGGTTCCTGGACCAGCTCGACGCGCTGCGGGCCCAGGCGCGGGGCTAG
- a CDS encoding glucosyl-3-phosphoglycerate synthase, with product MLEEVERWLSRRSWSVSDRPLPQLIAAKRASGTSVSVVLPALNEEETVGEIVAEIRRALMTERVPLVDELVVIDSGSTDRTAEVARAAGARVVHRDTILPRIPALPGKGEVLWRSLLVTGGDIVCFVDADLKEFSADFVSGIVGPLLTDPGVDFVKAMYDRPLGSAAGQGGRVTELVARPVLNLHWPLLAGFVQPLGGEYAARRSLLERLPFPVGYGVELGLLVDALHTVGLDALGQVDVGVRKHRHQDGQALGRMAAAIYRTAQLRLARGHLVRPVLTQFERGEQGFEPRTHDVDTEERPPMTEITEYAERRVA from the coding sequence GTGCTGGAAGAAGTTGAGCGCTGGCTGAGCAGGCGTTCCTGGTCGGTGTCGGACCGCCCGCTCCCTCAGTTGATCGCCGCGAAGCGTGCCTCGGGCACCTCGGTGAGCGTGGTACTGCCCGCGCTGAACGAGGAGGAGACGGTCGGCGAGATCGTCGCCGAGATCCGGCGCGCCCTGATGACGGAGCGGGTGCCGCTGGTCGACGAGCTGGTGGTGATCGACTCGGGCTCGACGGACCGTACGGCCGAGGTCGCGCGGGCCGCCGGGGCGCGCGTCGTGCACCGGGACACGATCCTGCCGAGGATCCCGGCCCTGCCCGGCAAGGGCGAGGTGCTGTGGCGCTCGCTGCTCGTGACGGGCGGCGACATCGTCTGCTTCGTCGACGCGGACCTGAAGGAGTTCTCCGCGGACTTCGTCTCGGGGATCGTGGGCCCGCTGCTCACGGATCCCGGCGTGGACTTCGTGAAGGCGATGTACGACCGCCCGCTCGGGTCCGCCGCGGGCCAGGGGGGCCGGGTCACGGAGCTGGTCGCGCGCCCCGTCCTCAATCTGCACTGGCCGCTGCTCGCGGGGTTCGTGCAGCCGCTCGGCGGCGAGTACGCGGCCCGCAGGTCGCTCCTGGAGCGCCTGCCGTTCCCCGTCGGTTACGGAGTCGAGCTCGGTCTTCTCGTCGACGCGCTGCACACGGTGGGCCTGGACGCGCTCGGGCAGGTCGACGTGGGCGTGCGCAAGCACCGGCACCAGGACGGGCAGGCGCTCGGGCGGATGGCCGCGGCGATCTACCGCACCGCGCAACTGCGGCTCGCGCGCGGGCACCTCGTACGTCCGGTGCTCACCCAGTTCGAGCGCGGGGAACAGGGATTCGAGCCGCGCACGCATGATGTGGACACCGAGGAACGCCCCCCGATGACCGAAATCACCGAGTACGCGGAGCGCCGCGTGGCGTAG
- the thrC gene encoding threonine synthase, with product MAAQTVATTTSVDLGPASALSCRECGTSFPLGPIFACAECFGPLEVSYDLPVGDPESLRKEIEAGPANIWRYAPLLPVPADVAEKPNLNPGWTKLVKADNLARELGVEQGKLFVKDDSGNPTHSFKDRVVAQAIEAARAFGFTTLSCSSTGNLAGAVGAAAARAGFRSCVFIPHDLEQGKVVMAAVYGGELVGIEGNYDDVNRFCSELIGDPLGEGWGFVNVNLRPYYGEGSKTLAYEICEQLGWRLPDQLVIPIASGSQFTKIDKGLQELIKLGLVEDKPYKLFGAQAEGCSPVSVAYKGGHDVVRPQKPNTIAKSLAIGNPADGPYVLDIARRTGGAVEDVDDEQVVEAIKLLAQTEGIFAETAGGVTVGVTKKLIEAGLIDPTLTTVVLNTGDGLKTLDAVAETSQATATIRPSLDAFRDAGLAH from the coding sequence ATGGCTGCGCAGACTGTCGCCACCACCACGTCCGTTGATCTCGGACCCGCCTCGGCGCTTTCCTGCCGCGAGTGCGGCACCAGCTTCCCGCTCGGACCGATCTTCGCCTGTGCCGAGTGTTTCGGGCCGCTCGAAGTCTCCTACGACCTGCCGGTCGGCGACCCCGAGTCGCTGCGCAAGGAGATCGAGGCCGGACCCGCCAACATCTGGCGCTACGCCCCTCTCCTGCCCGTCCCGGCCGACGTCGCCGAGAAGCCGAACCTGAACCCCGGCTGGACCAAGCTCGTCAAGGCCGACAACCTTGCCCGTGAACTCGGCGTCGAGCAGGGCAAGCTGTTCGTCAAGGACGACTCCGGCAACCCCACGCACTCCTTCAAGGACCGCGTCGTCGCCCAGGCCATCGAGGCCGCCCGCGCCTTCGGCTTCACCACCCTGTCCTGCTCCTCCACCGGCAACCTCGCCGGCGCCGTCGGCGCCGCCGCGGCCCGTGCCGGCTTCCGCTCCTGCGTGTTCATCCCGCACGACCTGGAGCAGGGCAAGGTCGTCATGGCCGCGGTCTACGGCGGCGAACTCGTCGGTATCGAGGGCAACTACGACGACGTCAACCGCTTCTGCTCCGAGCTCATCGGCGACCCGCTCGGCGAGGGCTGGGGCTTCGTCAACGTCAACCTGCGCCCGTACTACGGCGAGGGCTCCAAGACGCTCGCGTACGAGATCTGCGAGCAGCTCGGCTGGCGGCTCCCGGACCAGCTGGTCATCCCGATCGCGTCCGGCTCCCAGTTCACGAAGATCGACAAGGGCCTCCAGGAGCTGATCAAGCTCGGCCTCGTCGAGGACAAGCCGTACAAGCTCTTCGGCGCCCAGGCCGAGGGCTGCTCGCCGGTGTCCGTCGCCTACAAGGGCGGCCACGACGTCGTGCGGCCGCAGAAGCCGAACACGATCGCCAAGTCCCTGGCCATCGGCAACCCGGCCGACGGCCCGTACGTCCTCGACATCGCCCGCCGCACCGGCGGCGCCGTGGAGGACGTCGACGACGAGCAGGTCGTCGAGGCGATCAAGCTCCTCGCGCAGACCGAGGGCATCTTCGCGGAGACCGCGGGCGGTGTGACGGTCGGCGTGACGAAGAAGCTGATCGAGGCCGGCCTGATCGACCCGACGCTCACCACCGTCGTCCTCAACACCGGCGACGGCCTCAAGACCCTCGACGCGGTCGCCGAGACGTCCCAGGCGACCGCGACCATCCGCCCGAGCCTGGACGCGTTCCGGGACGCGGGCCTCGCCCACTGA
- a CDS encoding MoaD/ThiS family protein: MSVNVRIPTILRTYTGGKAEVAAEGGTLSEVIADLEKNHTGIAARVLDDQGKLRRFVNVYVNDDDVRFEQGLETATPEGAGVSIIPAVAGG; the protein is encoded by the coding sequence ATGAGCGTCAACGTCCGCATCCCCACCATCCTGCGCACCTACACCGGCGGCAAGGCCGAGGTCGCCGCCGAGGGCGGGACCCTCTCCGAGGTCATCGCCGACCTGGAGAAGAACCACACGGGCATCGCGGCCCGCGTCCTGGACGACCAGGGCAAGCTGCGCCGCTTCGTGAACGTGTACGTCAACGACGACGACGTGCGCTTCGAGCAGGGCCTGGAGACGGCGACGCCGGAAGGCGCGGGCGTCTCGATCATCCCGGCCGTCGCCGGCGGCTGA
- a CDS encoding cold-shock protein: MAQGTVKWFNAEKGYGFIAVDGGADVFVHYSAIQMDGYRTLEEGQRVEFEISQGQKGPQADMVKLAV, from the coding sequence ATGGCTCAGGGCACCGTCAAGTGGTTCAACGCGGAGAAGGGGTACGGCTTCATCGCGGTCGACGGTGGTGCGGATGTATTCGTCCACTACAGCGCCATCCAGATGGACGGATACCGCACCCTTGAAGAGGGTCAGCGAGTCGAATTCGAGATCTCGCAGGGCCAGAAGGGTCCGCAGGCGGACATGGTCAAGCTCGCCGTCTGA
- the groL gene encoding chaperonin GroEL (60 kDa chaperone family; promotes refolding of misfolded polypeptides especially under stressful conditions; forms two stacked rings of heptamers to form a barrel-shaped 14mer; ends can be capped by GroES; misfolded proteins enter the barrel where they are refolded when GroES binds) yields MAKIIAFDEEARRGLERGMNQLADAVKVTLGPKGRNVVLEKKWGAPTITNDGVSIAKEIELEDPYEKIGAELVKEVAKKTDDVAGDGTTTATVLAQALVKEGLRNVAAGANPMALKRGIEKAVEAVSAALLEQAKDVETKEQIASTASISAADTQIGELIAEAMDKVGKEGVITVEESQTFGLELELTEGMRFDKGYISAYFATDMERMEASLDDPYILIVNSKIGNVKDLLPLLEKVMQSGKPLLIIAEDVEGEALSTLVVNKIRGTFKSVAVKAPGFGDRRKAMLGDIAILTGGTVISEEVGLKLENAGLDLLGRARKVVITKDETTIVDGAGDSDQVQGRVNQIRAEIENSDSDYDREKLQERLAKLAGGVAVIKAGAATEVELKERKHRIEDAVRNAKAAVEEGIVAGGGVALLQASAVFEKLELDGDEATGANAVKLALEAPLKQIAVNGGLEGGVVVEKVRNLPIGHGLNAATGEYVDMIAEGILDPAKVTRSALQNAASIAALFLTTEAVIADKPEKAAAGGAPGGMPGGDMDF; encoded by the coding sequence ATGGCCAAGATCATCGCGTTCGACGAGGAGGCACGGCGCGGCCTCGAGCGCGGCATGAACCAGCTCGCCGACGCCGTCAAGGTGACCCTGGGCCCCAAGGGTCGCAACGTCGTCCTCGAGAAGAAGTGGGGCGCCCCCACGATCACCAACGATGGTGTGTCCATCGCCAAGGAGATCGAGCTCGAGGACCCGTACGAGAAGATCGGCGCCGAGCTGGTCAAGGAGGTCGCGAAGAAGACGGACGACGTCGCCGGTGACGGCACGACGACCGCGACCGTCCTCGCTCAGGCGCTCGTCAAGGAAGGCCTGCGCAACGTCGCGGCCGGCGCCAACCCGATGGCCCTCAAGCGCGGCATCGAGAAGGCCGTCGAGGCCGTCTCCGCCGCCCTGCTCGAGCAGGCCAAGGATGTCGAGACCAAGGAGCAGATCGCTTCCACGGCCTCCATCTCCGCCGCCGACACCCAGATCGGCGAGCTCATCGCCGAGGCGATGGACAAGGTCGGCAAGGAAGGCGTCATCACCGTCGAGGAGTCGCAGACCTTCGGTCTCGAGCTTGAGCTCACCGAGGGCATGCGCTTCGACAAGGGCTACATCTCGGCGTACTTCGCCACCGACATGGAGCGTATGGAGGCGTCGCTCGACGACCCGTACATCCTCATCGTCAACTCCAAGATCGGCAACGTGAAGGACCTCCTTCCGCTGCTCGAGAAGGTCATGCAGTCCGGCAAGCCGCTGCTGATCATCGCCGAGGACGTCGAGGGCGAGGCCCTGTCGACCCTGGTCGTCAACAAGATCCGTGGCACCTTCAAGTCCGTCGCCGTCAAGGCCCCGGGCTTCGGTGACCGCCGCAAGGCCATGCTCGGCGACATCGCCATCCTCACCGGTGGCACCGTCATCTCCGAGGAGGTCGGCCTCAAGCTGGAGAACGCCGGTCTCGACCTGCTCGGCCGCGCCCGCAAGGTCGTCATCACCAAGGACGAGACGACGATCGTCGACGGCGCCGGTGACAGCGACCAGGTCCAGGGCCGCGTCAACCAGATCCGTGCCGAGATCGAGAACTCGGACAGCGACTACGACCGCGAGAAGCTGCAGGAGCGCCTGGCGAAGCTCGCCGGCGGTGTTGCGGTCATCAAGGCCGGTGCCGCGACCGAGGTCGAGCTCAAGGAGCGCAAGCACCGCATCGAGGACGCCGTTCGCAACGCGAAGGCGGCCGTCGAGGAGGGCATCGTCGCCGGTGGTGGCGTGGCCCTGCTCCAGGCCTCCGCGGTCTTCGAGAAGCTCGAGCTCGACGGTGACGAGGCGACCGGCGCCAACGCCGTGAAGCTCGCCCTCGAGGCCCCGCTCAAGCAGATCGCCGTCAACGGTGGTCTCGAGGGTGGCGTCGTCGTGGAGAAGGTCCGCAACCTTCCCATCGGCCACGGCCTGAACGCCGCGACCGGCGAGTACGTCGACATGATCGCCGAGGGCATCCTCGACCCGGCGAAGGTCACGCGTTCCGCGCTGCAGAACGCCGCGTCCATCGCCGCGCTGTTCCTCACCACCGAGGCCGTCATCGCCGACAAGCCGGAGAAGGCCGCCGCGGGCGGCGCTCCGGGCGGCATGCCGGGCGGTGACATGGACTTCTGA